The sequence CGTGATGCAGCACTTCAACCTGCCCGCCGAGTCGATTGACGACGAGCTTCTCACCGACGGCCTCGCATTCGACGGGTCGTCCATCCGCGGCTTCCAGGCGATCCACGAGTCGGACATGCTCCTGCTCCCGGACGTCGCCACCGCGTTCATCGACCCCTTCCGCGCGCAGAAGACTCTCGCGCTCAACTTCTTCATCCACGACCCGTTCACCCGCGAGGCCTACTCCCGCGACCCCCGGAACGTGGCGAAGAAGGCCGAGGCGTACCTGGCGGCCAGCGGCATCGCCGACACCGCCTACTTCGGCGCGGAGGCCGAGTTCTACATCTTCGACTCGATCCGCCACGAGACCTCGGCGCACCAGTCGTACTACTACATCGACTCGATCGAAGGCTGGTGGAACACCGGCCGCGACGAGGAGGGTGGCAACCGCGGCTACAAGACCGCGTACAAGGGCGGCTACTTCCCGGTGCCGCCGGTTGACCACTACGCCGACCTGCGCGACAAGATCGTCCGTCGGATGATCGACGCCGGCTACACCGTGGAGCGCTCGCACCACGAGGTCGGCACGGCCGGCCAGGCTGAGATCAACTACAAGTTCTCGACTCTGCTGCACGCCGCGGACCAGCTCCAGCTCTTCAAGTACATCGTGAAGAACGAGACCTGGGTCAACGGCAAGACCGCCACCTTCATGCCGAAGCCGCTGTTCGGTGACAACGGCTCGGGCATGCACACCCACCAGAGCCTGTGGTTGAACGGTGAACCGCTCTTCTACGACGAGACCGGCTACGCCGGCCTCTCCGACACCGCGCGCTGGTATATCGGCGGTCTGCTGCAGCACGCGCCGTCGCTGCTGGCCTTCACCAACCCGACGGTGAACTCGTACCGGCGGCTGGTGCCGGGCTTCGAGGCACCGGTCAACCTGGTCTACTCGCAGCGCAACCGCTCCGCCTGCACCCGCATCCCGGTCACCGGGAGCAACCCGAAGGCCAAGCGGGTCGAGTTCCGCGTGCCGGACCCGTCGGCCAACGTCTACCTGGCCTTCTCGGCGATGCTGATGGCCGGCCTCGACGGCATCAAGAACAAGACCGAGCCGCCGACGCCGATCGACAAGGACCTGTACGATCTGCCGCCGGAGGAGTGGGGCGACGTCAAGCAGGTGCCAGGCTCGCTGCCGGCGGTGCTCGACTCCCTCGAGGCCGACCACGACTACCTGCTCGACGGCGGCGTCTTCACGCCGGACCTGATCTCCACCTGGATCGACTGGAAGCGGACCAACGAGGTCGACCCGGTGCGGCTGCGCCCGACCCCGCACGAGTTCGCGATGTACTTCGACTGCTGAGCCCTTGGACGACCGGCCGGGTCGGCGCCGCAACGTTGCGGCGGCGACCCGGCCGGTTCCGGTTCTATAGCGGCGTGAACGGGGCCCGGCCCGCCCGGGACCGCCACAGCCGCGGTACACCCCACACGGCAGCCGCCACCACCAACGCGCTCATCACCAGAGCTCCCGGAGCCTTCGCCAGCCGGGCCAGGTTGGTGCCGTCCGGCAACGTGAGAAAGGCCGCCGCCGCGCAGGGCAACACGAACCAGGTCGTTCGCGTCGCCGACGCCGCGAGCAGGATCAACGGCCAGGTCGCATACCAGGGATGGAAGACCGGAGCGAGCACCACCGTGGCGGCCAGGGCCAGGCCGGCACCGAGCAGGGCCACCCGGGGGCGAGCGGCCTCCAACCGGACCACCCGCCGCCGAACGTCATTCAGCGCGCGTAGGGCCGACCAGGCCCGCCACCACAGCACCGCCAAGACCATCACCAGCAACGCCAACGCCAACGCCCGAACCACCGGCACCGCCGCGGGACGCCCGCCGACCAGCTCAGCGGCATAGTCCAGAACCATGCCGACCGCCGTGGGCGGCGAGGTCCACTGCTCCAGGTCCCCGCTGCGGCGCAACCCGCCAACCCAGCCCAGGCCGAGGCCGGAGAGCACCGACACACCCCCCAGAGCGACGAGGGTGCCCGTGGCCAGCCAGCCGCCATCGCGCAGCACCGACCGCACGGTGAACCGGCCAAGCACCGCGGCGAGCGCCGCGAACGGCAACACCACCACGGCAGTCGCTTTAACCCCCACCGCCAGCCCGAGCAGCGCCCCCGCCACCAGCAGCGGTCGCGGTCGACCCGGGAACCGCACCACCACCAGCAGGCCGAGCAGCAGCAGCCCCAGCATCACCGCGTCGTTGTGCGCGCCCGCCACCAGATGCACCCCCACCAACGGGCAGGCCAGCGCCAGCCAGACCGCCCGGCGAGTCGGCACCCCCGCCGCCCGCGCCAATCCGAGCAGACACACCGCGCCGAGCAGCACCCCGGCCACAGCGATCAGCCGCAACACCACCACCGTGCCGACCAACCCGCCGCCGAGCGCTACCGCCAGCGCGGCGAGCAGGAGGAAGCCCGGCCCGTACGGCGCGGGCGTGTCCCGCCAGATCGGCGCGACCGCATCCACCCAGGGACAGCCCGCCGCCGCCACCCCGACCGCGTACGGGTCGACGCCCTGCCCGTACGCCCAGCCCTGGCAGGCGTACGAGTAGACGTCCCGGCTGCCCAGCGGCGGCGCGACGAGCAGGGGCACCGACCACAGTCCTGCGGTGCGGTACGCCCACCCGGTTGACGGCGTACCGTGCCGCAGCGCCCACCACGCGCCGGTCAACAGCCCGGTGCCGACCAGCCAGAGCAAGACGGTCAGCGGACCGTCGACGGCGTGCCACACCCGCTCGGCGGTCACACCGGGCAACGCTCCCCCAAGGTAACCGGCGACGGCCAGCAGCACCGCGCCGACGAGCCCGACGTAGCGGACCGTTGCCGCCCGGACCGGCGTCCGCACGGCCCCTCGCGGGGGCGCGCCTGCTTCGGTCACCGGAACGCCCCGGCGGTGGGCGGCGCCATCGCGCCAGCTGGGCCGGTCCTGCCAACGAGGTGGATGGGCATGGAAGAACATGCTGCCAGTACCGTGGGCGCGGATACGGAGGTAGGCATGCGGGGCACACGGACGGTGGTGGCGACGGCCGCCGCGGTGGCCGTGGTGCTGGGCGGGGTGTACCTGACGCTGCCGCCGATGGGCTCGGACCTCGCCGCCCAGGTGGCCCGGGCCGACTTCTTCGCCACCCACGGTGCCACCCCGGTCGACCTGCGGTGGTACGGCGGGGTCAACCAGTTCGGCTACAGCCTGCTCTCCCAGCCGGTAATGGCACTGCTCGGCGTTCGGGTGACGGGGGTGCTCGCGCTGGTGGCGTCGGCCGTCGCCTTCTCCGCCCTGCTGTGCCGCGTCGACGTACCCCGGCCCCTGACCGGCTCCCTGGTGGGAGTGGTGACCTTCGCCGGCAACCTGGTCGCCGGCCGGGTCACGTACGGGCTCGGGGTGGCCTTCGGCCTCGCCGCTCTCCTCGCTCTCACCCTGCCGGCCGGGCGACGACGACTGCTGCTGGCCACGACGGGAGCGCTGCTGGCCGCCGCGACCAGCCCGGTGGCGGGGCTCTTCGTCGGGCTGGCCGGTGCCGCGCTGCTGCTCGGCCGCCGCTACCTCGACGGCCTCGCTTTGGGGCTGGCGGCAGCGCTGCCGCTCGGGGTCACCGCCCTGCTCCTCGGCGACGGCGGTTGGATGAACATCAGCCGCACCGACACCGTGCGGGCGGTGGGGAGCAGCCTGCTGGTGGCGGTGCTGGTGGCGTACCGGCCAGTGCGGATCGGCGCACTGCTCGCCGCGGCCGGGGTACTCGCGGCGGCGCTGCTGCACACCCCGGTCGGCCTGAACGCCACCCGCCTGTCGGCGATGTTCGCGCTCCCCCTGCTGGCAGCCGCGGCAACCGTCGGCAACGGCCGCTGGTCGCCGAGGCTCGCCGTCGAGGGAGCCCATCCCCGATCGCCGACCCGGCGCGTCAGCGGCGGACTCACCCTGGCCGTCCTGCTCGCGGCCGTGTTCTGGTGGCAGCCACCGGTCGTCCCGGCAGACCTGCGCAGCGCCACCGACCCGGCCACCCGCCCCGCCTACTTCGCGCCGCTGCGCGAGTTCCTCGCCACCCAACAGCTCACCGGGCGGGTGGAGATCCCACCGACGCGCACCTATCGGGAGTCAGCGGCACTGGGCGAGGTTCCGCTGGCGCGGGGCTGGCTGCGCCAGGCGGACATCGACCGCAATCCGCTCTTCTTCACCACGGTGCCGGGTGCCACCGGCACCGGGGTTCCGCTGACCGCACAGACCTACCACAGCTGGCTACTGACGAACGCGGTGCAGTTCGTGGCGGTACCCGAGGCGGCACCCTCCTGGGTCGGCCGGGCCGAGGCGGAGCTGGTCCGCACCGGCCTGCCCTACCTGCGCGAGGTCTGGTCCGATCCGCACTGGCGGGTCTGGGCGGTGGTCGAGCCGACCCCCCTGGTCGGCGCCCCCGGCGCGATCCTGCGGGCCAACGGCGCCACCGTGACGTTCCGAACCGACGGGCCCGCCACGGTCCCGGTGCGCGTCCGACACAGCCGCTGGTTGACCGCCGCCGGCGGCACGGTCACGGCGGACGGCGAGTGGACCGCTGTCACCGTCCCGCGCGCCGGGGTGTGGACCCTCGGCAGCTGAGGACAGCCGCCGCTCGCCGACCCGCCCGGCCAGGCGCCGGGCACGCCTGGCCTGCCGCGCCCCGACGATCCCCGGGCCGTCCTCAGAGCTCGAAGACGCGTTGCATGGCGGCGCGGGAACGGCGGCCGGTGCGCAGATAGTCGTCGAGGAACTCACCCGGATCCTCGTGGCCGAGGAGCCGAACCACCCCCGCCAGCTCCACCCCATGCCGGGGAAGCTGATCAGCAGCCCGGCCGCGCACCAGCATCAGGGCGTTACGGACCTGCGCGGCGAGGGTCCAACCGGCCGCCATCGCCGCGGCGTCGTCCGGATCCACCAAGCCCGCGTCCCGGGCTGCCGCGAGGGCGTCGAGGGTACGCGTGCCCCGCAGCTGCGGCAGCTGCCCGGCGTGCCGGAGCTGGAGCAGCTGCACCGCCCACTCGACATCGGCCAGCCCGCCCCGGCCCAGCTTGGTGTGGGTGGCCGGGTCGGCACCCCGGGGCATCCGCTCGGTCTCCACCCGTGCCTTGATCCGGCGGATCTCGACGACCTGCTCCCAGGTCAGGCCCGCCGCCGGATGACGTAGCGGCTCGACCATCGCCAGGAACTCGGCGCCCAGTTCCTCGTCACCACAGACGAACCGGGCCCGCAGCAGTGCCTGTGCCTCCCACACCCGTGACCAGCGGGCGTAGTACTGCTGGTACGCGGCGAGGCTGCGGACCAGCGGCCCCTGCCGCCCCTCGGGGCGCAGGTCGGCGTCAACGCCGAGCGCCGGGTCGGGCGCGGGCATCCCGAGCAGCCGACGTAGCTCCTCGGCGATCGCCCGCGCGGCGGCGCTCGCCACGCTTTCGTCCATCCCGGCCGGCGGATCGTGGACGAAGAGCACATCCGCGTCGGAGAGATAGTTGGACTCGTACCCGCCGAGCCGGCCCATGCCGATCACAGCGAAGCGCAGACCCGGCATCAGCGGCTGGGACGCCCGGGCGGCCCGCAGGGCTGCGGCCAGGGTGGCGTCGGTGACATCCGCCAGCGCGGTACCGACCGCGCCCACATCGGTAAGGGCCGGCACGGCCCGCCCCTGCACGCTGGGCGGCGACGGGACCAGCGAGCCGGCCCGGCTCAGCACGTCGGCACAGGCGAGACGGAGCAGTTCCCGACGGCGCAGCGCGCGCACCGCCCGGATCGCCTCCACCGGGTCACCGGCGTGCCGGGCCGCCGCCGCCGCGAAGCCCTCGCAGAGCACCGCGCGGGGCCGCGCGGCCAGCTCACTTTCCTCAGCGAGCAGCCGCAGCGCCTCCGGCTCGCGGGCGAGCAGGTCGGTCGCGTACCGAGAGGAGGAGAGTACGCGCGCCAGCCGGCGGGCCACCGGCCCCTCGTCGCGCAGCAGCCGCAGGTACCAGGGGGTGCCACCGAGCTTGTCGGAGACCTTCCGGTAGCTGAGCAGCCCGCGGTCCGGCTCGGGGGCGTCGGCGAACTCGCTGAGCAACACCGGCAGCAGGGTGCGCTGGATGGCCGCGGTGCGGCTTACCCCGCCGGTGAGGGTCTGGAGGTGGCGCAGTGCCCCGGCCGGGTCTGCGAAGCCGAGGATCTCCAGCCGGTTGCGCGCCGCCGCCGGGGTGAGTCGCAGCCCGTCGGCGGGCACCCGGGCGACCGACTCCAGCAGCGGCCGGTAGAGCAGCTTGGCATGCAGCCGACGCACCTCGGTGGCGTGGGTGACCCGCTCGATTCGGAACGCCTCGACGGCGCTGCGCCCGGGTGCCGCCGAGTAGCCGAGCGCCCCCGCCAACCAGCGCAGCGCGGCCGGGTCGGTGGGAACCGTGTGGGTGCGGCGCAGCCCCTGCAACTGCAGCCGGTGCTCGACGGCGCGCAGGAAGTGGTAGCCGCGCAGCAGCGCCTCCCCGTCCAACCGCCCGACGTACCCGCCGTTGACCAACGCCCGCAGCGCGGGGATGGTGCCCGGTGCCCGCAGCAGCTCGTCACCACGGCCGTGCACCAGTTGCAGCAGCTGCACCGCGAACTCGATGTCACGCAGCCCGCCCGGGCCGCGCTTGATCTCGCGCTCCTGCTCAGCCGGCGGGATGTGATCGATGATTTTGCGCCGCATGGCCCGGACGTCCTCCACCGCCTCCGGGCGCTCCGCCGCCCGCCAGAGCAGCGGCGCGAGCTGCTCGATCCACTCCTGGCCCAGCGCCAGGTCGCCGGCGGCCGGCCGTGCCTTGAGCAGCGCCTGGAACTCCCAGGTCCGGGCCCACCGCCGGTAGTAGGCGAGGTGGCTGGCGAGGGTACGCACCAGCGGGCCCCGCTTGCCCTCGGGGCGCAGCGCGGCGTCTACCGGCCAGGCGACCAGGCCACAGACGTGAATCAGGCGGGTGGCGATCGTGGTTGCCGCGGGAAGGTCATCGTCTTCGGCAGCGACGAAGATCACGTCAACGTCGGAGACGTAGTTCAACTCGCCGCCGCCGCACTTGCCCATCGCCACCACGGCCAACCGTGGCCGGGGCGTACCCTCCGGCAGCTCACCCTGCGCGAGGTCGTAGGCAGCGGTAAGAGTCGCGTCGGCCAGCGCGGAGAGCGCGGCCATCGTCTGCTCCATGCTTCGGTTGCCGGTCAGGTCTGCCGCGGCGATCCGGAGCAACGCCAGCCGGTACGCCGACCGCAGCTGGGCGATCGAACCGTCCCCGCCGGTCAGCTGGAGCCGGCCGTCGGCGGTGGGTGCCAGTCCGTCCGGGGTGCTCCGGAGGTCAGCCCACTGGCCCGGGTTGGCGACCAGATGGTCGCCGAGCGCCGAGGAGGCGCCGAGAACGGCGACCAGCCGCCGCCGCAGCCCTGGGTCGTCGTACAGGTCGGTGAGGAGCCCGGAGGCGTCGCCGATCCCCACCGGGTCAGCGCCATTGGCCGGTTCACCGGCTCCTGCGGCCCGGTGTTCGGCCTCCACCATCCGGTGGAGCTGGCGCAGCGCCAGGTCCGGATCGGCGGCCCGAGACAGCGCGGAGAGTAGCTCCGCCGCCCGCTTGTCCACGGGTTCCTGCGTCTCCGGCTGCCACAGCGCCAGGCCCGTGGGGCCGAGCAGGTCGCCGGCGCGGGCGCTGTCGTCGCTGGTGCCGAAGCCGTAGCGGGCGAGCCGTCCCGCGGCTCGGGTCGGCCGTTTCATTCGTGCCCGAGCAACGGCAGGCTACGGCGGGCCCCCTCGTCCAGCTCGCCGCGGGCCAGGGCGGCGAACCGCGCCGCGAAGGGCTGCCAGACCTCCTCGACATCGACCATCACCGCAGCGCAGGCGGCGACGACCAACTCCGGGTCGTAGCCCAGCTCGACGAGCAGGGTCGAATCCGCCACCCAGTCGGCGACCATCGCGGTGTCGCACTCGATGTGGAACTGCAGGCCCCAGGCCCGGTCACCGAGACGGAAGGCCTGATGTGGATAGCGGGTGGAGGCGGCCAGCAAGGTCGCCCCGGCCGGCAGCTCGGTGATCTCGTCGGCGTGCCACTGGAACACGTCGGGGATCAGCGGCACGTATCGGAAGAGCGGATCCGTCTCGGCGGCGTCCCGGCGGCCCACCACCGCGGGACCGACCTCCGGCCCGGACTCGCTACGCTCGACCGTTCCGGCGTGCGCGGTAGCGAGCAGCTGCGCGCCGAGGCCGATCGCCAGGGTCGGCACCCGGTGCCGGACTGCCTTGCGCGACAGCGCCTCCACCTGCGGGAGCCAGGACGCCGACGGCTCGCCGTCGGGCAGTGGGTACGCCTGCTGCCCGCCGCCGAGGACCACCAGCGCCGCGTATCCGTCCAGGTCGGCCGGGAGCTCGTCACCGGCGTGCGGCCGGGCGAGGTGCAGCTGCAGCCCGGCTTCGGTCAGCCACTCCCCGAGCCGACGCGCGTCTTCGGTCGGGTCATTCTCGATCACGAACGCGGTTGCCACGCCGTCGAGGCTATCCCGTGCGACCACCAGGAGGCTGGTTAGGCTCGACTGTTGTGATCACCCACGAGGTACTCCGTCCGCCCGCGCTGCGTCCGGGCGACACCGTACTCCTGGTATCGCCGTCCGGGCCCACCCGGCCGGAGCGGGTCGCCCGCGGCATCGAGTTGCTGACCAGCTGGGGTCTGCGGCCGGTGCCCGCCCCGAACGCGTACGCCCGGCGGGGCTACCTCGCCGGCGCCGACGAGCTGCGGGCGGCGGACCTGAATGCCGCGTTCGCTGATCCCGCCGTGCGGGGGATCATCTGCACCCGGGGCGGATACGGCGCGCAGCGCATGGTGGACGCGATCGACATGGCAGCCGTACGCCGGGACCCGAAGGTGGTGGCCGGCTTCTCCGACATCACCGCCCTCCAGTTCGCG comes from Salinispora tropica CNB-440 and encodes:
- the glnA gene encoding type I glutamate--ammonia ligase, whose product is MFANPEELLRYLKNEDVKFVDVRFCDLPGVMQHFNLPAESIDDELLTDGLAFDGSSIRGFQAIHESDMLLLPDVATAFIDPFRAQKTLALNFFIHDPFTREAYSRDPRNVAKKAEAYLAASGIADTAYFGAEAEFYIFDSIRHETSAHQSYYYIDSIEGWWNTGRDEEGGNRGYKTAYKGGYFPVPPVDHYADLRDKIVRRMIDAGYTVERSHHEVGTAGQAEINYKFSTLLHAADQLQLFKYIVKNETWVNGKTATFMPKPLFGDNGSGMHTHQSLWLNGEPLFYDETGYAGLSDTARWYIGGLLQHAPSLLAFTNPTVNSYRRLVPGFEAPVNLVYSQRNRSACTRIPVTGSNPKAKRVEFRVPDPSANVYLAFSAMLMAGLDGIKNKTEPPTPIDKDLYDLPPEEWGDVKQVPGSLPAVLDSLEADHDYLLDGGVFTPDLISTWIDWKRTNEVDPVRLRPTPHEFAMYFDC
- the mptB gene encoding polyprenol phosphomannose-dependent alpha 1,6 mannosyltransferase MptB — encoded protein: MTEAGAPPRGAVRTPVRAATVRYVGLVGAVLLAVAGYLGGALPGVTAERVWHAVDGPLTVLLWLVGTGLLTGAWWALRHGTPSTGWAYRTAGLWSVPLLVAPPLGSRDVYSYACQGWAYGQGVDPYAVGVAAAGCPWVDAVAPIWRDTPAPYGPGFLLLAALAVALGGGLVGTVVVLRLIAVAGVLLGAVCLLGLARAAGVPTRRAVWLALACPLVGVHLVAGAHNDAVMLGLLLLGLLVVVRFPGRPRPLLVAGALLGLAVGVKATAVVVLPFAALAAVLGRFTVRSVLRDGGWLATGTLVALGGVSVLSGLGLGWVGGLRRSGDLEQWTSPPTAVGMVLDYAAELVGGRPAAVPVVRALALALLVMVLAVLWWRAWSALRALNDVRRRVVRLEAARPRVALLGAGLALAATVVLAPVFHPWYATWPLILLAASATRTTWFVLPCAAAAFLTLPDGTNLARLAKAPGALVMSALVVAAAVWGVPRLWRSRAGRAPFTPL
- a CDS encoding bifunctional [glutamine synthetase] adenylyltransferase/[glutamine synthetase]-adenylyl-L-tyrosine phosphorylase; the protein is MKRPTRAAGRLARYGFGTSDDSARAGDLLGPTGLALWQPETQEPVDKRAAELLSALSRAADPDLALRQLHRMVEAEHRAAGAGEPANGADPVGIGDASGLLTDLYDDPGLRRRLVAVLGASSALGDHLVANPGQWADLRSTPDGLAPTADGRLQLTGGDGSIAQLRSAYRLALLRIAAADLTGNRSMEQTMAALSALADATLTAAYDLAQGELPEGTPRPRLAVVAMGKCGGGELNYVSDVDVIFVAAEDDDLPAATTIATRLIHVCGLVAWPVDAALRPEGKRGPLVRTLASHLAYYRRWARTWEFQALLKARPAAGDLALGQEWIEQLAPLLWRAAERPEAVEDVRAMRRKIIDHIPPAEQEREIKRGPGGLRDIEFAVQLLQLVHGRGDELLRAPGTIPALRALVNGGYVGRLDGEALLRGYHFLRAVEHRLQLQGLRRTHTVPTDPAALRWLAGALGYSAAPGRSAVEAFRIERVTHATEVRRLHAKLLYRPLLESVARVPADGLRLTPAAARNRLEILGFADPAGALRHLQTLTGGVSRTAAIQRTLLPVLLSEFADAPEPDRGLLSYRKVSDKLGGTPWYLRLLRDEGPVARRLARVLSSSRYATDLLAREPEALRLLAEESELAARPRAVLCEGFAAAAARHAGDPVEAIRAVRALRRRELLRLACADVLSRAGSLVPSPPSVQGRAVPALTDVGAVGTALADVTDATLAAALRAARASQPLMPGLRFAVIGMGRLGGYESNYLSDADVLFVHDPPAGMDESVASAAARAIAEELRRLLGMPAPDPALGVDADLRPEGRQGPLVRSLAAYQQYYARWSRVWEAQALLRARFVCGDEELGAEFLAMVEPLRHPAAGLTWEQVVEIRRIKARVETERMPRGADPATHTKLGRGGLADVEWAVQLLQLRHAGQLPQLRGTRTLDALAAARDAGLVDPDDAAAMAAGWTLAAQVRNALMLVRGRAADQLPRHGVELAGVVRLLGHEDPGEFLDDYLRTGRRSRAAMQRVFEL
- a CDS encoding type 1 glutamine amidotransferase, translated to MVARDSLDGVATAFVIENDPTEDARRLGEWLTEAGLQLHLARPHAGDELPADLDGYAALVVLGGGQQAYPLPDGEPSASWLPQVEALSRKAVRHRVPTLAIGLGAQLLATAHAGTVERSESGPEVGPAVVGRRDAAETDPLFRYVPLIPDVFQWHADEITELPAGATLLAASTRYPHQAFRLGDRAWGLQFHIECDTAMVADWVADSTLLVELGYDPELVVAACAAVMVDVEEVWQPFAARFAALARGELDEGARRSLPLLGHE